A DNA window from Allokutzneria albata contains the following coding sequences:
- a CDS encoding DUF1266 domain-containing protein, whose protein sequence is MTPEETDDHDEVLPAIEPPSDVSPWTAPTDVEQFLYEHRDDEDPTEALRLLARTGLYHPIAITATSPDIRERRPLTQALATGQTVAIVYTEGVLPRPHPHVVYEFATLGALSVICPPEVDVLAINPRTPCELYVSAADVERDTWWEMSEELFDPEGSHNRVVTRRSNAAEPGPLLHGLACGAHLCFGNGDPWNTLDWHGAGYSSEVERLAEWWGVHDRADWLDVQQRLVEREVSPWYWDFVLGTRNHVDAEAWRQRVATENPVLTELVGKVLRYEARFRADGLLPADGYVRSVAAWDFGRASQMARWGYGARYASRAEMEQALLRTAEASRAVYRSWAEFSAAYILGRCLHFDEEEFGTWYTDVLEAHHALMAAPNSPWRTVPFR, encoded by the coding sequence ATGACTCCGGAAGAGACAGACGACCACGACGAGGTGCTCCCGGCGATCGAGCCGCCTTCGGACGTCAGCCCGTGGACGGCACCCACCGACGTCGAGCAGTTCTTGTACGAGCACCGGGACGACGAAGATCCGACCGAGGCCCTGCGGTTGCTCGCGCGCACCGGGCTGTACCACCCGATCGCCATCACCGCGACCTCACCGGACATCCGTGAGCGCAGGCCGCTGACCCAAGCGCTGGCGACCGGGCAGACCGTCGCGATCGTCTACACAGAAGGCGTGCTGCCGCGCCCGCACCCGCACGTGGTGTACGAGTTCGCCACGCTCGGCGCGCTCAGCGTGATCTGCCCGCCGGAGGTCGACGTGCTGGCGATCAACCCCCGCACGCCGTGCGAGCTGTACGTCTCGGCCGCCGACGTCGAACGCGACACGTGGTGGGAGATGTCGGAGGAGTTGTTCGACCCCGAGGGTTCGCACAACCGCGTGGTCACCCGACGCAGCAACGCCGCCGAGCCGGGGCCGCTGCTGCACGGCCTGGCGTGTGGCGCCCACCTGTGCTTCGGCAATGGCGACCCGTGGAACACCCTCGACTGGCACGGCGCGGGCTACAGCTCCGAGGTCGAGCGCCTGGCGGAGTGGTGGGGCGTCCACGATCGCGCCGACTGGCTCGATGTCCAGCAGCGCCTGGTGGAGCGCGAAGTCAGCCCGTGGTACTGGGACTTCGTGCTGGGCACGCGGAACCACGTCGACGCCGAGGCGTGGCGGCAGCGCGTGGCAACGGAGAACCCCGTGTTGACCGAACTGGTCGGCAAGGTCCTGCGGTACGAAGCGCGATTCCGCGCCGACGGGCTGTTGCCCGCGGACGGGTACGTGCGCAGCGTCGCCGCTTGGGATTTCGGGCGTGCTTCGCAGATGGCGCGCTGGGGTTACGGTGCGCGCTACGCCAGCCGCGCCGAGATGGAGCAGGCTCTGCTGCGCACGGCTGAGGCGAGTCGCGCCGTCTACCGGTCGTGGGCGGAGTTCTCCGCCGCGTACATCCTCGGGCGGTGCCTGCACTTCGACGAGGAGGAGTTCGGCACCTGGTACACCGACGTCCTCGAAGCGCACCACGCCCTGATGGCGGCACCGAACAGCCCGTGGCGCACTGTGCCGTTCCGGTGA
- a CDS encoding CGNR zinc finger domain-containing protein, giving the protein MFPLLGEPLPIDLVNTRTSEEDLLTTPQALAAWLDHQAERLPPLARVELAPVLALREHVSDVVHAARLGIEPPRKSLSALTSAQRAAPVYRELSWSGSAVIATPRRPGDATAVLLAVLAEATADLLTGSEITKVRNCEGPDCRLLFLPAHPRRQWCSPKICGNRVRVARYYQRHKPG; this is encoded by the coding sequence ATGTTCCCGCTGCTCGGCGAACCGCTGCCCATCGACCTGGTCAACACGCGAACCTCGGAGGAGGACCTGCTCACCACCCCGCAGGCGCTCGCCGCGTGGCTCGACCACCAGGCCGAGCGGCTTCCCCCACTGGCGCGCGTCGAACTCGCGCCCGTGCTCGCGCTGCGGGAGCACGTCTCCGACGTCGTCCACGCGGCTCGGCTCGGCATCGAGCCGCCACGGAAGTCGTTGTCGGCCTTGACTTCCGCACAGCGCGCAGCGCCCGTCTACCGCGAACTCTCGTGGAGCGGCTCAGCCGTGATCGCGACGCCTCGCCGCCCTGGCGACGCCACCGCCGTGCTCCTCGCCGTGCTGGCGGAGGCGACGGCGGACCTGCTGACCGGCTCGGAGATCACCAAGGTCCGCAACTGCGAGGGGCCGGACTGCCGCTTGCTGTTCCTCCCCGCGCACCCGCGCCGCCAGTGGTGTTCTCCCAAGATCTGCGGCAACCGTGTGCGGGTGGCGCGCTACTACCAGCGTCACAAGCCGGGGTGA
- a CDS encoding alpha/beta fold hydrolase, which translates to MRFVEVDGVRVHYREAGSPEAPTVLLLHGFPSASHQFRGLMEQLADRFHVVAPDYPGFGHSDTPDVEYSFDWLSEVVEGFVEAIGLKRFVVYAFDYGLPIGLRVATRRPEWIAGLVVQNGNAYEDGLSDLAKDFIENGPAPEVFTLPCTRSQYETGVSDVDAIAPDGWTLDQHFLDLPGRKEIQAQIARDYRSNVELYPVWQKWLRDHRPPTLILWGTGDPFFTDAGARAYLRDLPAAELHLLGTGHFALEEKLAEIAPLVADFALRTSG; encoded by the coding sequence ATGAGGTTCGTCGAGGTTGACGGGGTGCGGGTGCACTACCGCGAGGCCGGTTCGCCGGAAGCGCCGACCGTGTTGCTGCTGCACGGGTTTCCCTCCGCGTCGCACCAGTTCCGGGGGCTGATGGAGCAGCTGGCCGACCGTTTCCACGTCGTGGCGCCGGACTATCCCGGCTTCGGTCACAGCGACACGCCGGACGTCGAGTACTCCTTCGACTGGCTCTCCGAGGTGGTCGAGGGGTTCGTGGAGGCGATCGGCCTGAAGCGGTTCGTCGTGTACGCCTTCGACTACGGCCTGCCGATCGGACTGCGCGTCGCGACCCGGCGCCCGGAGTGGATCGCCGGCCTGGTGGTGCAGAACGGGAACGCCTACGAGGACGGGCTCAGCGACCTGGCGAAGGACTTCATCGAGAACGGTCCGGCGCCGGAGGTGTTCACCCTGCCGTGCACCCGCTCCCAGTACGAGACCGGAGTGTCCGATGTGGACGCGATCGCGCCGGACGGCTGGACCCTGGACCAGCACTTCCTGGACCTGCCCGGCCGCAAGGAGATCCAGGCGCAGATCGCCCGGGACTACCGCAGCAACGTCGAGCTGTACCCGGTGTGGCAGAAGTGGCTGCGGGACCACCGGCCGCCGACGCTGATCCTGTGGGGGACCGGTGATCCCTTCTTCACCGACGCGGGCGCGCGGGCCTACCTGCGCGATCTGCCCGCCGCGGAGCTGCACCTGCTCGGCACCGGGCACTTCGCGCTGGAGGAGAAGCTGGCCGAGATCGCGCCGCTCGTGGCGGACTTCGCGCTCAGGACGTCCGGGTGA
- a CDS encoding serine hydrolase domain-containing protein, with the protein MTQEKLAEFVARTAEEFGIPGVAVGVLVDGEELTAAHGVTRIGTSSPVDEQTLFHLASVTKTFTATAVLRLVGQGKVELDAPVRRYVPDLTLSDERATEGITVLNLLNHTSGLDWNLIDTGTEADSLPGFVARMAELPVIAPPGSRASYSQAGYNLLGRVVENVTGLPFERAVKELVLDPVGLANTFFDLDDVIVRKFAVGYNRDEDGTMRAAQPWKAWRAGSRGNNPGGGIVSSVSDALKWARFHVETDDELVRGMREQTVELRASTLGDGFGISWFLREIDGVRTIGHGGSGNGQFAELLIVPERNFAVVSLANAGPDGYVFNQAVVRWALENHLGVVERDPEPLPYDEARAREAAGRYEIDAMNVDIATDGSVLTLVVGIKPEIRAASEVEMPPDYAPAAIGFLPDDEYIVVEGGLKGQRGYFSRDTAGSVVGVDLSGRLFTRTS; encoded by the coding sequence ATGACGCAGGAGAAGCTGGCCGAGTTCGTCGCGAGGACGGCCGAGGAGTTCGGCATCCCTGGGGTCGCGGTCGGCGTGCTCGTCGACGGCGAGGAACTCACCGCCGCGCACGGCGTGACCCGGATCGGCACGTCGTCGCCGGTGGACGAGCAGACCCTGTTCCACCTGGCCTCGGTGACCAAGACCTTCACCGCCACCGCGGTGCTGCGCCTGGTCGGGCAGGGCAAGGTGGAGCTGGACGCGCCGGTGCGCCGCTACGTCCCCGACCTGACGCTCTCCGACGAGCGGGCCACCGAGGGCATCACCGTGCTGAACCTGCTCAACCACACGTCCGGGCTGGACTGGAACCTGATCGACACCGGCACCGAGGCCGACTCGCTCCCCGGGTTCGTCGCCCGCATGGCCGAGCTGCCGGTGATCGCACCGCCGGGCAGCCGCGCCTCCTACAGCCAGGCCGGGTACAACCTGCTCGGCCGGGTCGTCGAGAACGTCACCGGCTTGCCGTTCGAGCGCGCCGTGAAGGAACTGGTGCTCGACCCGGTCGGCCTGGCGAACACGTTCTTCGACCTCGACGACGTGATCGTGCGGAAGTTCGCGGTGGGCTACAACCGCGACGAGGACGGCACGATGCGCGCCGCCCAGCCGTGGAAGGCGTGGCGGGCCGGCTCGCGCGGCAACAACCCGGGCGGCGGCATCGTGTCCTCGGTGAGCGATGCGCTGAAGTGGGCCCGCTTCCACGTCGAGACCGACGACGAGCTGGTGCGCGGGATGCGGGAGCAGACGGTCGAGCTGCGCGCCAGCACCCTCGGTGACGGTTTCGGGATCAGCTGGTTCCTGCGGGAGATCGACGGTGTGCGCACCATCGGCCACGGCGGGTCCGGCAACGGGCAGTTCGCCGAGCTGCTGATCGTGCCGGAGCGGAACTTCGCCGTCGTCTCCCTGGCCAACGCGGGCCCGGACGGCTACGTCTTCAACCAGGCGGTCGTCCGGTGGGCGTTGGAGAACCACCTCGGCGTCGTGGAGCGCGACCCGGAACCGCTCCCCTACGACGAGGCGCGGGCGCGCGAGGCCGCAGGGCGCTACGAGATCGACGCCATGAACGTCGACATCGCCACCGACGGATCAGTGCTGACGCTGGTCGTGGGGATCAAGCCGGAGATCCGCGCCGCCTCCGAGGTGGAGATGCCGCCGGACTACGCGCCCGCCGCCATCGGTTTCCTGCCCGACGACGAGTACATCGTGGTCGAAGGCGGCTTGAAGGGGCAGCGCGGGTACTTCAGCCGTGACACCGCCGGGTCGGTGGTCGGCGTCGACCTCTCCGGGCGGCTGTTCACCCGGACGTCCTGA
- a CDS encoding TetR/AcrR family transcriptional regulator — translation MARNTLTAEQIVKAAIELLDADGLDGLNMRSLGQRLGSAATAIYWHIKTKDDLVRLAGDAIWGEIDLPDPDAEDWRASATALATGLHGMLARHPWFGQAFGSYLLYGEGKSRFDECSLAVYGKAGFAPADADRAAATVLVFVLGTALGAASEVSLTRRLGADALKGAVSRAHEVAQAFPLLRERFGTIAAEDYAAAPDGSFEFGLRAILDGFEARLRARPAG, via the coding sequence ATGGCACGGAACACGCTCACCGCCGAGCAGATCGTCAAGGCCGCGATCGAGCTGCTGGACGCCGACGGGCTGGACGGGCTGAACATGCGCAGCCTCGGTCAGCGGCTCGGCTCGGCCGCCACGGCGATCTACTGGCACATCAAGACCAAGGACGACCTGGTCCGCCTCGCCGGGGACGCGATCTGGGGCGAGATCGACCTGCCCGACCCGGATGCGGAGGACTGGCGCGCGAGTGCCACCGCGCTGGCGACCGGCCTGCACGGGATGCTCGCCAGGCACCCGTGGTTCGGGCAGGCCTTCGGCAGCTATCTCCTGTACGGGGAAGGGAAATCGCGCTTCGACGAGTGCAGCCTCGCCGTGTACGGCAAGGCCGGGTTCGCCCCCGCCGACGCCGACCGCGCCGCGGCGACCGTGCTCGTGTTCGTGCTCGGCACCGCGCTCGGGGCCGCGTCGGAGGTCTCGCTGACCCGGCGCCTGGGCGCCGACGCGCTGAAGGGTGCCGTCTCCAGGGCGCACGAGGTCGCGCAGGCGTTCCCGCTGCTGCGCGAACGCTTCGGCACGATCGCGGCCGAGGACTACGCGGCGGCGCCGGACGGCAGCTTCGAGTTCGGGTTGCGGGCCATCCTCGACGGCTTCGAAGCCCGCCTCCGGGCGCGTCCAGCTGGCTGA
- a CDS encoding glycoside hydrolase family 19 protein codes for MLRQRIIASLSALAAAVALAVGLPAASSATEQSGPTAACSAPNWVAGQWYDVGAIVRYTNGGFYRAEHANPGYDPVISHWYWKPHTCDGGGTPSGFVVSEAQFNQMFPNRNPFYTYQGLTAALSAYPGFATTGSDVTKKQEAAAFLANANHETGGLVHIVEQNTANYPHYCDRNQPYGCPAGQAAYYGRGPIQLSWNFNYKAAGDALGLNLLGDPWLVQNNAAVAWKTALWYWNTQSGPGTMTPHNAMVNGRGFGETIRSINGSLECGGKNPAQVESRVNAYRNFTRILGVDPGGNLYC; via the coding sequence GTGTTGAGGCAGCGCATCATCGCGTCGTTGTCCGCCCTTGCCGCGGCCGTCGCCCTCGCGGTCGGCCTCCCGGCGGCGTCCTCCGCCACCGAGCAGTCCGGCCCCACCGCGGCGTGCAGCGCGCCGAACTGGGTCGCGGGCCAGTGGTACGACGTCGGCGCCATCGTCAGGTACACCAACGGCGGTTTCTACCGCGCCGAGCACGCCAACCCGGGCTACGACCCGGTGATCAGCCACTGGTACTGGAAGCCGCACACCTGTGACGGCGGCGGCACGCCCTCGGGCTTCGTGGTCAGCGAAGCGCAGTTCAACCAGATGTTCCCGAACAGGAATCCCTTCTACACCTACCAGGGGCTGACCGCGGCGCTGAGCGCCTACCCCGGCTTCGCCACCACCGGCAGCGACGTCACCAAGAAGCAGGAGGCGGCGGCGTTCCTGGCCAACGCCAACCACGAGACCGGTGGTCTGGTGCACATCGTCGAGCAGAACACGGCGAACTACCCGCACTACTGCGACCGGAACCAGCCCTACGGCTGCCCGGCCGGGCAGGCCGCCTACTACGGGCGCGGACCGATCCAGCTGAGCTGGAACTTCAACTACAAGGCGGCCGGTGACGCGCTCGGGCTGAACCTGCTGGGCGACCCGTGGCTGGTGCAGAACAACGCGGCCGTCGCGTGGAAGACCGCGCTCTGGTACTGGAACACCCAGAGCGGCCCCGGGACGATGACCCCGCACAACGCGATGGTCAACGGACGCGGCTTCGGTGAGACGATCCGCAGCATCAACGGCAGCCTGGAATGCGGCGGCAAGAACCCCGCGCAGGTCGAGAGCCGGGTCAACGCCTACCGGAACTTCACCAGGATCCTCGGTGTCGACCCGGGCGGAAACCTGTACTGCTGA
- a CDS encoding TetR/AcrR family transcriptional regulator, with amino-acid sequence MPGRGRPRAFDRETALTRAMVVFWEHGYEGASLTDLTSAMGINSPSLYSAFGSKEQLFREAVAHYGETEGSHTAKALREQPTAREALAEVLRANVRAYADPATPAGCMIVLAATTYTDRSEGIRDHLAEMRRATEESFRERVERGIAEGDVPPGTDAVKVAAFYNAVLQGLSLQSRDGADGAALSAVAEAAIAAWDTVTAAS; translated from the coding sequence ATGCCGGGACGGGGCCGCCCACGCGCCTTCGACCGCGAGACCGCGCTGACCCGCGCGATGGTGGTGTTCTGGGAGCACGGCTACGAGGGCGCGTCGCTGACCGACCTGACCTCGGCCATGGGGATCAACTCCCCGAGCCTGTACTCCGCGTTCGGCTCCAAGGAGCAGCTCTTCCGCGAGGCCGTCGCCCATTACGGGGAGACCGAGGGCTCCCACACCGCGAAAGCCCTGCGGGAGCAGCCGACCGCACGCGAGGCGCTGGCGGAAGTGTTGCGCGCCAACGTGCGCGCGTACGCCGACCCGGCGACACCGGCCGGGTGCATGATCGTACTGGCCGCGACGACCTACACCGATCGCAGCGAAGGAATCCGGGACCACCTGGCGGAGATGCGCCGCGCCACCGAGGAGTCCTTCCGCGAACGGGTCGAGCGCGGGATCGCCGAGGGAGACGTGCCGCCGGGGACCGACGCGGTCAAGGTCGCGGCGTTCTACAACGCCGTTCTGCAGGGTCTGTCGCTGCAGTCCCGCGACGGCGCGGACGGCGCGGCGCTCAGCGCGGTCGCCGAGGCGGCCATCGCCGCGTGGGACACGGTGACGGCCGCCTCATGA
- a CDS encoding 3-oxoacyl-ACP reductase family protein — protein sequence MLAGKTALVTGGSRGIGAAIALRLADLGADVAITYASAKDRAEAVVERITATGRRGLAIAADNTDSAAVLDAVDRTAAELGGLDILVNNAGIFPSGLIGEVTEEEVDRTLAVHVRAVYLASQAALKHMPDGGRIISIGSNLAERVPFPGVALYSMSKAALLGFTRGAARDLGPRGITVNLVQPGSTDTDMNPADAGDAGHQRALSALGRFADPREIAETVAHLAGPNARNITGSVFTVDGGTNA from the coding sequence ATGCTCGCAGGGAAGACGGCGCTGGTCACCGGGGGTAGCAGGGGGATCGGCGCCGCCATCGCGCTCCGGTTGGCCGACCTCGGCGCGGACGTCGCGATCACCTACGCCAGCGCCAAGGACCGGGCAGAGGCGGTGGTGGAGCGGATCACCGCGACCGGGCGGCGCGGCCTGGCGATCGCCGCGGACAACACCGACTCCGCCGCGGTGCTCGACGCGGTCGACCGGACCGCGGCGGAGCTCGGCGGGCTCGACATCCTGGTCAACAACGCCGGGATCTTCCCGAGCGGCTTGATCGGCGAGGTGACCGAGGAGGAGGTCGACCGCACGCTCGCCGTCCACGTGCGCGCGGTCTACCTGGCCAGCCAGGCGGCGCTCAAGCACATGCCGGACGGCGGCCGGATCATCAGCATCGGCAGCAACCTCGCCGAGCGCGTGCCGTTCCCCGGCGTCGCTCTCTACTCGATGAGCAAGGCCGCGCTGCTCGGCTTCACCCGTGGCGCGGCGCGGGACCTCGGCCCCCGGGGGATCACCGTCAACCTCGTGCAGCCCGGTTCCACCGACACCGACATGAACCCGGCCGACGCCGGTGATGCCGGCCACCAGCGCGCGCTGTCCGCACTGGGCCGCTTCGCCGACCCCCGCGAGATCGCCGAAACCGTCGCGCACCTCGCGGGGCCGAACGCGCGCAACATCACCGGCTCCGTGTTCACCGTCGACGGTGGGACGAACGCGTAG
- a CDS encoding SDR family oxidoreductase translates to MSTSILVTGGTGTLGRAVVARLREAGHDPRVMSRRPGPGHVVADLVTGDGVDAALDGVDIVINCATTLRGERDVVATRTLVEAFRRAGCRHLVHVSIVGVDRIHFGYYNGKLASEEVVRAVPHTILRATQFHDLLRTIFAVLAKLPVMFVPRLRFQPVDVRDVAARLVELALGDPIGRAPDFGGPEVRDAVDLARSHLAGRRRLIVPFSLPGKAFRAYRAGGNLTPEHADGKITFEEDR, encoded by the coding sequence GTGAGCACATCGATCCTCGTCACGGGCGGCACGGGAACACTGGGCCGCGCCGTGGTCGCACGTCTGCGGGAAGCCGGCCACGATCCGCGCGTCATGAGCCGCCGCCCGGGTCCCGGGCACGTCGTCGCCGACCTGGTGACCGGCGACGGTGTGGACGCCGCGCTCGACGGCGTCGACATCGTGATCAACTGCGCGACGACGCTCAGGGGCGAGCGGGACGTGGTCGCCACCAGAACCCTGGTCGAGGCGTTCCGGCGCGCGGGCTGCCGTCACCTGGTGCACGTGTCCATCGTCGGCGTCGACCGCATCCACTTCGGTTACTACAACGGGAAACTCGCGAGCGAGGAGGTGGTGCGCGCGGTCCCGCACACCATCCTCCGCGCCACGCAGTTCCACGACCTGCTCAGGACGATCTTCGCCGTTCTCGCCAAGCTCCCGGTGATGTTCGTGCCGCGCCTGCGCTTCCAGCCGGTCGACGTCCGCGACGTGGCGGCGCGGCTGGTCGAGCTGGCGCTCGGTGACCCGATCGGCCGCGCCCCGGACTTCGGCGGCCCCGAGGTCCGCGACGCGGTGGACCTGGCGCGCTCCCACCTGGCGGGCAGGCGGCGGCTGATCGTCCCTTTCAGCTTGCCGGGCAAGGCTTTCCGGGCTTACCGAGCGGGCGGGAACCTCACCCCGGAGCACGCCGACGGGAAGATCACCTTCGAGGAGGACCGGTGA
- the sigJ gene encoding RNA polymerase sigma factor SigJ: protein MLGSAHEAEDVVHDAFLKWNGAKRDAVASPPAWLTKVVTNLCLNRLTSARVQREQYVGPWLPEPILTTDGALGPLETAELRDSVSLALLFLLERLTPTERAVFVLREAFSYSHREIAEILDLSEANCRQLHRRAHQHVGTREPRFEPDPRRRFELVQRFLAAARDGDMPGLERLLAEDVTSWADGGGHMGMARRPILGRDRVARYLAGGFTKLPPGALTLELAEVNGAAAAVFRLDGVVAGVVVPEAVDDRVATLSIMANPAKLGFLAKQLSQN from the coding sequence ATGCTCGGATCGGCGCACGAGGCGGAGGACGTGGTGCACGACGCGTTCCTCAAGTGGAACGGGGCGAAGCGGGACGCGGTCGCCTCCCCGCCCGCGTGGCTGACCAAGGTGGTCACCAACCTCTGCCTGAACCGCCTCACATCGGCGCGCGTGCAGCGGGAGCAGTACGTGGGCCCCTGGCTGCCCGAGCCGATCCTCACCACGGACGGCGCCCTCGGCCCGTTGGAGACGGCGGAGCTGCGGGACTCGGTGTCACTGGCACTGCTGTTCCTGCTGGAGCGGCTCACCCCGACCGAGCGCGCCGTGTTCGTGCTGCGCGAGGCGTTCTCCTACAGCCACCGCGAGATCGCGGAGATCCTCGACCTCTCCGAAGCGAACTGCCGCCAGCTGCACCGCCGCGCGCACCAGCACGTGGGCACGCGCGAGCCGCGTTTCGAACCCGATCCGCGCCGGCGCTTCGAACTCGTGCAGCGGTTCCTGGCCGCCGCGCGTGACGGCGACATGCCCGGCTTGGAGCGGTTGCTCGCCGAGGACGTAACGTCGTGGGCGGACGGTGGCGGCCACATGGGCATGGCGCGGCGGCCGATCCTGGGCAGGGACCGCGTCGCGCGCTACCTGGCGGGCGGCTTCACCAAGCTCCCCCCGGGTGCCCTCACGCTGGAGCTCGCCGAGGTCAACGGCGCGGCGGCCGCGGTGTTCCGGCTGGACGGCGTGGTGGCGGGTGTCGTGGTCCCGGAGGCCGTCGACGACCGCGTGGCCACGCTGAGCATCATGGCGAACCCGGCGAAGCTGGGATTCCTGGCGAAGCAGCTGTCACAGAACTGA
- a CDS encoding helix-turn-helix transcriptional regulator: MTGDHRAAVRGALLQLRRDTGLPIALGGTLGAQGRLKLTELVGTNTTALRGFTVEPGAGLGGKVLALGRVIALNDYETASVITHDYDSVVSAEGIRSVVAAPVVVRRKVRAVLYAAARTSTVMGDRVMGSVVDAARTLEQDLVVQDEVDERVRRLTEADRSRRQGAEWEAVRQAHAELRLIAQRTPDHDLRTELHDVCERLTSPPPVSSVRLTSRELDVLTWVATGCANGEIARRLCLSAETVKSYLREAMRKLDVHGRGEAVVAARRAGLLP; this comes from the coding sequence GTGACCGGGGACCACCGGGCGGCGGTCCGGGGAGCACTGCTCCAGCTGCGCCGGGACACCGGGCTGCCCATCGCGCTCGGCGGGACCCTCGGCGCGCAGGGCAGGCTGAAGCTGACCGAGCTGGTCGGCACGAACACCACCGCGCTGCGCGGGTTCACCGTGGAGCCGGGGGCCGGGCTCGGCGGCAAGGTGCTCGCACTCGGACGGGTGATCGCGCTCAACGACTACGAGACCGCGTCGGTGATCACGCACGACTACGACTCCGTGGTGAGCGCCGAGGGCATCCGGTCGGTCGTCGCGGCGCCGGTGGTGGTGCGCCGCAAGGTCCGCGCGGTGCTCTACGCGGCGGCGCGGACCAGCACGGTGATGGGTGATCGCGTGATGGGCTCCGTCGTGGACGCGGCGCGCACGCTCGAACAGGACCTGGTGGTGCAGGACGAGGTCGACGAGCGCGTCCGGCGGCTCACCGAGGCCGACCGCAGCAGGCGGCAGGGGGCGGAGTGGGAGGCCGTCCGCCAGGCCCACGCCGAGCTGCGGCTGATCGCGCAGCGGACGCCCGACCACGATCTGCGCACGGAGCTGCACGACGTCTGCGAACGGCTCACCTCACCTCCGCCCGTGTCGTCGGTCCGGCTGACCTCGCGTGAGCTGGACGTGCTGACGTGGGTGGCGACCGGATGCGCGAACGGGGAGATCGCGCGGCGGTTGTGCCTGAGCGCGGAGACGGTGAAGAGCTACCTCCGCGAGGCCATGCGCAAGCTCGACGTGCACGGTCGCGGGGAGGCCGTGGTGGCAGCTCGAAGGGCGGGGCTCCTCCCCTGA